The following proteins are co-located in the Microcystis wesenbergii NRERC-220 genome:
- a CDS encoding helix-turn-helix domain-containing protein translates to MAAPYSDDLRQKAVSAVERGEKKSHVCRTLNISRNTLDIWLKRKKQTGTVAAKTNYRRGPKPQIDDLEAFQKLAEQYGHLTQEKMAQKWANPVSRMRIGQALKRIGFTRKKKLMATEKEMKKPEKSFSKKSEVMPRKDLSILMKLE, encoded by the coding sequence ATGGCAGCACCCTATAGTGATGATTTAAGACAGAAAGCAGTGAGTGCCGTAGAGCGAGGGGAGAAAAAAAGCCATGTCTGTCGCACCCTCAATATTAGTCGTAATACATTAGACATCTGGCTGAAACGGAAGAAACAAACTGGGACGGTGGCCGCTAAAACTAACTATCGTCGAGGGCCGAAGCCCCAAATTGACGATTTAGAAGCCTTTCAAAAGTTGGCCGAACAATATGGGCATTTGACCCAAGAAAAAATGGCGCAAAAATGGGCTAACCCAGTCAGTAGGATGAGAATTGGTCAAGCGCTCAAAAGAATTGGATTTACTAGAAAAAAAAAACTTATGGCTACAGAGAAAGAGATGAAGAAGCCCGAAAAGAGTTTCTCCAAAAAATCAGAGGTTATGCCCCGGAAAGATTTGTCTATATTGATGAAGCTGGAATAG
- a CDS encoding type II secretion system F family protein: protein MPTFVAQVKNRSGKVFQEKIEAMSPDQARTMLKAKYATVGKVKKAGVEIDLSGLELMFASISIKDKAVFSRQFSVMINAGVGIVRCLGVLGDQCGNPKMRKALQAISAEVQQGSPLSEAMAKHPECFDELYVSMIEAGETGGVLDEVLNRLSKLLEDMARLKNQIKSAMTYPVAVGILAVIVFFGMTIFLIPVFAKIFTDLKVELPALTQFMLFLSGVMRSWLILIPIVTIAATVFLLRRYYKTPMGRLQIDHFFLKMPLFGDLNEKSAVARFCRVFGTLTRSGVPILSSLDIVCNTVGNQVIANAIAGAKAEIQQGGMMSLALQKANVFPALAIQMISIGEETGELDAMMMKVADFYEDEVEQAVKALTSIIEPLMMVGIAGMVGTILLSMYLPMFKIFEALG from the coding sequence ATGCCTACTTTTGTCGCACAAGTTAAAAACAGATCTGGAAAAGTTTTCCAAGAGAAAATTGAGGCCATGTCTCCCGATCAGGCCCGGACGATGCTGAAGGCGAAATATGCTACCGTCGGTAAAGTCAAAAAAGCGGGAGTAGAGATCGATCTTTCCGGTTTAGAGTTGATGTTTGCCAGCATTTCCATCAAAGATAAAGCGGTTTTTTCCCGTCAATTTTCGGTGATGATTAATGCTGGTGTGGGGATTGTGAGATGTTTGGGAGTTTTGGGGGATCAATGCGGTAATCCCAAGATGAGAAAAGCCCTACAAGCGATTAGTGCTGAGGTACAGCAAGGGAGTCCGTTATCGGAAGCGATGGCCAAACATCCCGAATGTTTTGATGAACTTTATGTCAGTATGATCGAAGCTGGAGAGACGGGGGGGGTACTCGATGAAGTGCTCAACCGTCTCTCGAAACTTTTGGAAGACATGGCCCGCTTGAAAAACCAGATTAAATCAGCGATGACCTATCCAGTAGCGGTAGGAATTTTGGCGGTAATTGTGTTTTTCGGGATGACCATCTTTTTAATTCCCGTGTTTGCGAAAATTTTCACCGATTTAAAGGTGGAACTACCAGCTTTAACGCAATTTATGCTCTTTTTAAGTGGTGTGATGCGTAGTTGGTTGATTTTAATCCCGATTGTTACCATTGCTGCCACGGTTTTTTTACTGCGTCGCTATTACAAAACCCCGATGGGTCGTCTGCAAATTGACCATTTTTTCCTTAAAATGCCTCTTTTTGGTGATTTGAATGAAAAGTCGGCTGTGGCTAGATTTTGCCGGGTTTTTGGGACTCTGACGCGTTCTGGTGTCCCAATTTTAAGTTCCCTCGACATCGTTTGTAATACGGTGGGTAATCAGGTAATTGCCAATGCGATCGCTGGTGCCAAGGCGGAAATTCAGCAGGGGGGAATGATGAGTTTGGCCCTACAAAAAGCCAATGTTTTTCCAGCTTTAGCAATTCAAATGATTAGTATTGGCGAGGAAACGGGAGAATTAGATGCCATGATGATGAAAGTGGCGGATTTCTACGAAGATGAGGTGGAACAGGCCGTTAAAGCTTTAACCAGTATCATTGAACCCTTGATGATGGTTGGTATTGCCGGGATGGTGGGAACTATTCTTCTGTCTATGTACCTGCCCATGTTTAAAATCTTCGAGGCGTTGGGATAA